The proteins below come from a single Saccharopolyspora sp. SCSIO 74807 genomic window:
- a CDS encoding transcriptional regulator: MDMTSGWTGSAACALQAALRLSNEGFAEHLGVATRTVAGWHQKPDMRPKPEMQQLLDTALDQASAPVKDRFAALTAHSPATDPPEPGPATTDAEQRLSSDRNISAALDWVDQHAGWEPGTARRKTAARLVALDERSLEDRGNKRGRVNQRDIAHALSDYYRDRPGAHGLYSANYGDHEAATSILTSPDWLDPNTPLIASHDRLRVAPDAGANVSLDAEAASRAVERLAETLVMGVRLVDMPLYQLLGVDFDGGRIGGSLGVTRFVEYALTMDLLEAELVDALAEGTPAQPGALPLRDRHLPDASSVLDLPARLCAGGTLALCAIARPASPFRGDADYLLLVQERSGHVLNAFRRLAVTPKGFHQPLTDVRAEAQIGATLRREMEEELFGRDEIDNTVGDQRKADPMHPSRLTEPMSWLLEEPGRLRTECTGFGLNLVSGNFEFAGLTVIEDEEFWKRFGGQIEANWEASSLHQYSSLDGDFLAELVRDVAWSNEGLFAFLQGLRRLAALGGDRVDLPGIEWELK; the protein is encoded by the coding sequence ATGGACATGACCAGCGGATGGACGGGCAGCGCCGCCTGCGCATTGCAGGCGGCTTTACGGCTCAGCAACGAGGGATTCGCGGAGCATCTCGGAGTAGCTACCCGCACCGTGGCCGGGTGGCATCAGAAGCCGGATATGCGACCGAAACCGGAGATGCAACAGCTTCTCGACACGGCATTGGACCAGGCATCGGCGCCGGTAAAAGATCGCTTCGCTGCTCTCACCGCACATTCCCCGGCGACGGACCCGCCAGAGCCAGGTCCGGCGACCACCGATGCCGAGCAGCGGTTGAGCAGCGATCGGAACATCAGCGCGGCCCTCGACTGGGTCGATCAACACGCTGGTTGGGAGCCGGGAACCGCGCGGCGAAAGACCGCTGCACGACTGGTCGCACTCGACGAACGCTCGTTGGAAGATCGCGGCAACAAACGCGGGCGCGTGAACCAACGCGACATCGCGCACGCGCTCAGCGACTACTACCGGGACCGGCCCGGCGCACACGGTCTCTACAGCGCGAACTACGGCGACCACGAAGCCGCCACGAGCATCTTGACCAGCCCAGATTGGCTCGATCCCAACACCCCGCTGATCGCGTCGCACGATCGGTTGCGCGTTGCGCCCGATGCTGGTGCCAACGTCTCGTTGGACGCGGAAGCGGCGTCACGAGCGGTCGAGCGACTGGCGGAGACCCTGGTGATGGGGGTTCGGCTGGTAGACATGCCGCTCTATCAGCTGCTCGGGGTCGACTTCGACGGCGGCCGGATCGGCGGCTCCCTCGGCGTTACCCGTTTCGTCGAGTACGCGCTGACAATGGATCTGCTCGAAGCCGAGCTGGTCGACGCGCTCGCGGAAGGAACTCCGGCGCAACCGGGCGCGCTCCCCTTGCGGGATCGACACCTACCCGACGCATCATCGGTCCTGGACCTGCCTGCCCGGTTGTGCGCGGGTGGCACGCTCGCGCTCTGCGCAATCGCCCGGCCAGCAAGCCCGTTCCGCGGCGACGCCGACTATCTGCTGTTGGTTCAGGAGCGTTCCGGGCACGTGCTGAACGCCTTTCGCCGCCTTGCGGTCACGCCGAAGGGCTTCCACCAGCCGTTGACGGATGTGCGCGCCGAAGCCCAGATCGGTGCGACTCTCCGCCGAGAGATGGAAGAGGAGCTGTTCGGCCGCGACGAGATCGACAACACGGTGGGCGATCAGCGCAAAGCCGACCCGATGCACCCGAGCAGGCTGACCGAGCCGATGAGCTGGCTACTGGAGGAACCCGGCCGCTTGCGCACGGAGTGCACCGGCTTCGGCTTGAACCTGGTCAGCGGCAACTTCGAGTTCGCCGGTCTGACCGTGATCGAGGATGAAGAGTTCTGGAAGCGCTTCGGCGGCCAGATCGAAGCCAACTGGGAAGCATCCAGCCTGCACCAGTATTCCAGCCTCGACGGCGACTTCCTGGCCGAACTCGTGCGCGATGTAGCGTGGAGCAACGAAGGACTGTTCGCCTTCCTGCAAGGGCTCCGACGCTTGGCCGCCCTCGGCGGGGACCGGGTGGACCTGCCGGGCATCGAATGGGAGCTGAAGTAG
- a CDS encoding signal peptidase I, with protein sequence MGAEVVGGNWHRGNAAEDGKETRGWLLGHFMPEQDVRHSTDIEVKWGIHEPGEKRTEWASDAERTTMLLLVQGRFRLDLAESSTTLESQGDYVVWGPGHEHRWEALTDAVVITVRWPTS encoded by the coding sequence ATGGGAGCTGAAGTAGTGGGCGGCAACTGGCATCGCGGGAACGCCGCCGAGGACGGCAAGGAAACCCGAGGCTGGCTGCTCGGCCACTTCATGCCCGAACAGGACGTGCGCCACTCCACCGACATCGAAGTCAAGTGGGGAATCCACGAACCCGGCGAGAAGCGCACCGAGTGGGCCTCCGACGCCGAGCGCACGACGATGCTTCTGCTCGTGCAGGGCCGCTTCCGGCTCGACCTCGCGGAATCAAGCACCACCTTGGAGAGCCAAGGTGATTATGTGGTGTGGGGTCCTGGTCACGAACACCGGTGGGAGGCGCTGACGGACGCCGTCGTGATCACCGTCCGCTGGCCGACTTCGTAA
- a CDS encoding transcriptional regulator: protein MVCDGSDFLTSIVTRPEWVDLGCPVAPDRDLLTLDERELSTARDVDTKRAVHRLAEVAALDVRLTNAPLYRLQDVDLTNASISGSVGLIPFVEYALTADLLEGELLDAISAGQPIRPGRVSLRDKYLPDLAAVLDLPERVCAGGVLALCAIARPADPYRGPADFALLVQERSGSVLNASGQLAVIPKGFHQPLKEPRAETRIGATLRRELEAELFGRAEVDSTAGEPRVAAPMHRTRLSEPMRWLSDEPGRLRMESTGFGFNLVSGNYEFASLIVIEDEEFWRRYGGAVEANWETSGLRLYSTQDRDLLKQLVADESWSNEGLFALLQGIRRLGESDDTRLDLPTVEAAFTKSASGR, encoded by the coding sequence GTGGTGTGCGACGGCAGCGACTTCCTGACCAGCATCGTCACGCGGCCGGAATGGGTGGATCTCGGCTGTCCGGTGGCTCCCGACCGTGATCTGTTGACGCTGGACGAACGCGAGCTCTCGACGGCCCGCGATGTCGACACCAAGCGCGCCGTTCACCGGCTGGCGGAAGTGGCTGCGTTGGACGTGCGGCTGACCAACGCGCCGCTCTACCGCCTCCAGGACGTCGATCTGACGAACGCGAGTATCAGCGGCTCGGTAGGGCTGATCCCGTTCGTCGAGTACGCGCTCACCGCAGACCTGCTCGAAGGCGAACTTCTCGACGCGATCAGCGCCGGACAGCCAATTCGACCGGGGCGGGTCTCTCTGCGGGACAAGTACCTGCCGGACCTTGCCGCCGTGTTGGATCTGCCCGAGCGGGTCTGTGCCGGTGGTGTTCTCGCGCTCTGTGCGATTGCGCGGCCGGCCGATCCGTACCGCGGCCCTGCGGACTTCGCGCTGCTGGTGCAGGAGCGCTCGGGCAGCGTGCTCAACGCATCCGGTCAGCTCGCCGTGATCCCGAAGGGCTTCCACCAGCCGTTGAAAGAACCCCGTGCGGAAACACGCATCGGCGCGACACTCCGGCGAGAGCTGGAAGCCGAGCTGTTCGGCCGGGCCGAAGTGGACAGCACCGCGGGCGAACCGCGTGTCGCAGCGCCGATGCATCGGACTCGGTTGTCCGAGCCGATGCGGTGGCTCTCGGACGAACCGGGTCGGTTGCGGATGGAGAGCACCGGGTTCGGCTTCAACCTGGTGAGCGGGAACTACGAGTTCGCAAGCCTGATCGTGATCGAGGACGAAGAGTTCTGGCGGAGGTACGGCGGCGCGGTCGAAGCCAACTGGGAGACTTCGGGGCTGCGGCTCTACTCCACACAGGACCGCGACCTGCTGAAACAGCTTGTTGCCGACGAATCATGGAGCAACGAAGGACTTTTCGCGCTGCTGCAGGGAATCCGCAGGCTCGGCGAGAGCGACGATACTCGGCTTGATCTGCCCACAGTGGAAGCAGCGTTTACGAAGTCGGCCAGCGGACGGTGA
- a CDS encoding HEPN domain-containing protein: protein MAAHDDLVQEIVQEHNRFSRRVDQLKMYMLHSATLAQGNSDHWIFVEQESRGAAVVGICAELEHLTRFAIGSTHSELNSLKISYKELSPCLRQLAAHEVFESLRDLRDHKKIWDRRRFATTLDVTDSIIQLPVTKGSIQPPLDGKTLKPEHYYRIWAIYGLPNDTFPQVSWGASLQKAALMRNDIAHGNLPFAEIFKQAGSSSPEVERYVDEVSAFAQHFTDTWITYIAQRQYLVN from the coding sequence GTGGCCGCGCATGATGACCTCGTCCAAGAAATTGTTCAAGAACATAACAGATTTTCTCGTCGTGTCGACCAGTTGAAAATGTATATGCTACATTCGGCAACGCTTGCTCAGGGAAATTCTGACCACTGGATATTTGTTGAGCAAGAATCGCGTGGAGCGGCTGTGGTAGGCATATGTGCAGAGTTGGAACACCTAACTCGATTCGCGATAGGTTCTACACATAGTGAACTTAATTCCCTCAAAATATCCTACAAAGAGTTATCTCCATGCTTAAGGCAGCTTGCTGCACATGAGGTATTCGAGAGCCTCCGTGACCTCCGGGACCATAAAAAGATATGGGACCGACGCCGATTTGCAACCACTCTAGATGTCACTGACAGCATTATTCAATTGCCGGTAACAAAAGGTTCGATCCAGCCGCCGCTCGATGGAAAAACTCTGAAGCCGGAGCACTATTACAGGATCTGGGCGATTTACGGCTTGCCTAATGATACATTTCCTCAGGTGTCCTGGGGTGCTTCGCTTCAGAAAGCAGCACTCATGAGAAACGACATTGCTCATGGAAACCTTCCATTTGCGGAGATATTCAAACAAGCTGGATCTTCATCTCCTGAAGTCGAGCGATACGTCGATGAAGTAAGCGCATTTGCGCAGCATTTCACTGATACGTGGATAACTTATATTGCACAGCGCCAGTATCTAGTAAATTGA
- a CDS encoding DUF262 domain-containing protein — MTQSDSLDQLDEQLLEERKKVDVANHNFSARELIRMMAEEELNVAPTYQRKFRWNLDNESTFIESVFLGLPIPPLFVATNVGFQWEIVDGLQRLSTLMHFMAVESSDLSLISRTEPLQLEGLDKLTQLNGKKFSDLPKNLRVYFGRQPLQVVSLTDKSDLQIRFDLFERLNKGSVSLSPQEVRACVYRGEFNQFIENLSVDPSLGALLKLQQAKQNDGTKAEQVLKFFAYKNARDKFNGKVEKFLNEYMVAASKEFSYDAEGQSFQKAIRRLYEICDGPFLRKSTNVTPVVQFEACIVAIAELQESGVPVIMPNPGWTEDNKLKDSSTGATNTRAMLTSRIDRAKEIFSGRA; from the coding sequence ATGACGCAGAGCGACAGCTTGGACCAGCTCGATGAGCAACTACTGGAGGAACGGAAAAAGGTTGACGTAGCAAACCACAATTTTTCGGCCCGTGAGCTGATCCGCATGATGGCGGAGGAAGAGCTCAATGTCGCCCCGACGTATCAGCGGAAGTTTCGATGGAACCTCGACAACGAGTCGACTTTTATCGAATCAGTTTTTCTTGGTCTACCTATCCCTCCTCTATTCGTAGCAACAAACGTTGGATTCCAGTGGGAAATAGTTGACGGCCTGCAGCGGCTTTCCACTCTAATGCATTTTATGGCTGTCGAGTCTTCTGACCTTTCCCTGATTAGTCGGACAGAACCGTTGCAGCTTGAAGGGCTGGACAAGCTCACGCAACTAAACGGTAAAAAGTTCAGCGATCTCCCGAAGAATCTTCGCGTCTATTTCGGTCGGCAGCCGCTTCAAGTTGTCTCTCTTACGGATAAAAGCGATCTCCAAATTCGTTTCGACTTGTTTGAGCGACTGAACAAGGGGTCTGTTTCTCTGTCGCCGCAAGAAGTTCGAGCTTGTGTTTATCGTGGTGAGTTTAATCAATTTATCGAAAACTTGTCTGTCGATCCGTCTCTAGGTGCTCTTCTAAAGCTGCAACAAGCTAAACAAAATGACGGAACCAAGGCCGAGCAAGTCTTGAAATTTTTCGCATATAAGAACGCAAGGGACAAATTTAATGGCAAGGTCGAAAAGTTTCTAAACGAATACATGGTAGCGGCCTCCAAAGAGTTCTCCTACGATGCTGAGGGCCAGTCTTTCCAAAAAGCGATCAGACGTCTTTATGAAATCTGCGATGGACCGTTCCTGCGCAAAAGCACGAACGTAACCCCGGTTGTGCAGTTTGAGGCGTGCATAGTAGCGATAGCTGAACTGCAGGAATCTGGGGTCCCGGTGATAATGCCAAACCCCGGTTGGACTGAAGATAATAAATTGAAAGATTCATCTACGGGGGCAACAAATACACGCGCTATGCTGACCAGTCGGATCGACCGTGCGAAAGAGATATTCAGTGGCCGCGCATGA
- a CDS encoding tetratricopeptide repeat protein, which produces MTALRPHQQQLLSILREHDAPRYGVVSGPPGSGMRRVLELYIREVASESLVLVLSPRRVLVQQWVDRLRGDSLVPVTDVTAEVALDLLEKPATRRTGVFVATYAATQHGPSSRALSQLDFGIIIHDEPPAELDAAFERLHLRTSRAIAVVNFPHQLRWGPQWTQLWTISIEKLLADGYLTPIGVPFTPASDERDLRDKAISLLSESAAHSEVPFALRSDSLPELHAQLRSLASVQPGRNEFAARAWALLDRIEDSLGDETRLKAVHDAVSGALRTGARCIVLAGTPTDATYIAGHLTDCGTPPSAVITASTSPAERRSLLARLAPGECLIATHVVSESADGWPIGSRVILWPSPSNRWVLGKLLVIAQRTPSLSVVELIQERPEEGEADEQFLTDQLRVLGPDHPDTLSSRNNLARWRGEAGDPAGAVVVLEELLADELRVLGPDHPDTLSSRNNLARWRGEAGDPAGAVVVLEELLADELRVLGPDHPDTLSSRNNLARWRGEAGDPAGAVVVLEELLADELRVLGPDHPDTLSSRNNLARWRGEAGDPAGAVVVLEELLADELRVLGPDHPDTLSSRNNLARWRGEAGDPAGAVVVLEELLADELRVLGPDHPDTLSTRNDLARWKRRLSDDGPAVS; this is translated from the coding sequence ATGACCGCGCTGCGCCCTCACCAGCAGCAGCTCCTAAGCATCCTGCGGGAACACGACGCTCCTCGGTACGGGGTGGTGTCAGGACCCCCGGGTTCGGGGATGCGCCGCGTCTTAGAGCTCTACATCCGTGAGGTCGCCTCGGAGTCACTCGTCCTCGTGCTGTCGCCTCGCCGAGTGTTGGTGCAGCAATGGGTCGACCGGCTGCGCGGCGATAGCCTCGTGCCCGTCACGGACGTCACGGCAGAAGTCGCGCTCGACCTTCTCGAGAAACCCGCCACACGCCGAACAGGGGTTTTTGTCGCGACTTATGCAGCGACTCAGCACGGGCCAAGTAGTAGGGCGCTGTCGCAGCTAGACTTCGGGATAATCATACACGATGAGCCCCCAGCGGAACTCGACGCCGCTTTCGAGCGCTTGCACTTGCGCACCTCACGCGCGATCGCGGTCGTAAACTTTCCCCATCAACTCCGGTGGGGGCCTCAGTGGACGCAGCTTTGGACGATCAGCATCGAGAAACTTTTGGCAGACGGGTACCTCACCCCGATCGGGGTCCCCTTCACACCGGCCTCGGATGAGCGCGATTTGCGCGATAAGGCCATTTCCCTCCTTTCGGAGTCCGCCGCCCACAGTGAAGTCCCCTTCGCGTTGCGCAGCGACAGTCTTCCCGAGCTGCACGCGCAGCTGCGCTCCCTGGCCTCGGTTCAGCCAGGGCGCAACGAGTTCGCTGCACGCGCATGGGCACTCCTTGACCGCATCGAGGATTCACTCGGCGACGAAACCCGTCTAAAGGCTGTGCACGATGCCGTATCGGGCGCACTAAGGACAGGCGCTCGATGCATCGTACTCGCGGGAACCCCCACAGATGCCACATACATTGCTGGTCACCTCACGGACTGCGGCACGCCACCAAGCGCGGTTATCACCGCGAGCACTAGTCCCGCTGAGCGGCGCTCCTTGCTGGCCAGGCTCGCCCCCGGCGAGTGCTTGATCGCCACCCACGTCGTCAGCGAATCGGCCGATGGCTGGCCCATAGGCTCGAGGGTGATCCTTTGGCCATCGCCCTCAAACCGCTGGGTATTGGGGAAGCTGCTCGTCATTGCCCAGCGCACGCCCAGTCTTTCTGTTGTCGAACTCATCCAGGAGCGACCGGAGGAGGGTGAAGCCGACGAACAGTTCTTGACAGACCAATTGCGGGTGTTGGGGCCTGATCACCCTGACACGTTGAGTAGCCGCAACAACCTCGCGCGTTGGCGTGGAGAGGCTGGTGACCCAGCTGGAGCGGTCGTCGTGTTGGAGGAGTTGCTCGCTGACGAGCTGCGGGTGTTGGGGCCTGATCACCCTGACACGTTGAGTAGCCGCAACAACCTCGCGCGTTGGCGTGGAGAGGCTGGTGACCCAGCTGGAGCGGTCGTCGTGTTGGAGGAGTTGCTCGCTGACGAGCTGCGGGTGTTGGGGCCTGATCACCCTGACACGTTGAGTAGCCGCAACAACCTCGCGCGTTGGCGTGGAGAGGCTGGTGACCCAGCTGGAGCGGTCGTCGTGTTGGAGGAGTTGCTCGCTGACGAGCTGCGGGTGTTGGGGCCTGATCACCCTGACACGTTGAGTAGCCGCAACAACCTCGCGCGTTGGCGTGGAGAGGCTGGTGACCCAGCTGGAGCGGTCGTCGTGTTGGAGGAGTTGCTCGCTGACGAGCTGCGGGTGTTGGGGCCTGATCACCCTGACACGTTGAGTAGCCGCAACAACCTCGCGCGTTGGCGTGGAGAGGCTGGTGACCCAGCTGGAGCGGTCGTCGTGTTGGAGGAGTTGCTCGCTGACGAGCTGCGGGTGTTGGGGCCTGATCACCCTGACACGTTGAGCACCCGCAACGACCTCGCGCGTTGGAAACGGCGGTTGTCAGATGACGGGCCAGCTGTCTCTTGA
- a CDS encoding CBS domain-containing protein translates to MLEPESTLAAVLRTTGFFRVSQLVPDDQDVMTVSVGTKVEQALDLMRRHNFDQLPVTTVDDRVIGTFTHRSLARGLRHVRAQDHPIATPVDDLVEELRFVRASQDVSEVVDFLEADHAVLVGDEDRLLAVVTTADVNRFLWHRTRPFMLLQDIELAIRGLMRSTCAANELADCVTAGLASDAPQVGNGLEDLTLSELFSVLLHGPNFGRFFRLAFGANRELVRTTLVPVQEIRNKVFHFRDEISAEELQQLSDVARWLRRKTMIRGGDR, encoded by the coding sequence GTGCTTGAGCCGGAAAGCACTCTTGCTGCCGTGCTGCGCACAACTGGGTTCTTCCGGGTGAGCCAGCTCGTGCCCGACGACCAGGACGTAATGACTGTCTCCGTCGGCACGAAGGTTGAGCAGGCACTCGATTTGATGCGGCGGCATAACTTCGATCAGCTTCCGGTCACCACAGTCGATGACAGGGTCATCGGCACGTTCACCCACCGTTCACTCGCTCGCGGGCTGCGTCACGTGCGTGCCCAGGACCACCCCATCGCTACGCCTGTGGACGATCTCGTCGAAGAACTGCGATTCGTGCGGGCTTCGCAGGACGTGAGCGAGGTCGTGGACTTTCTCGAGGCTGACCATGCAGTGCTGGTCGGAGACGAGGATCGGCTGCTAGCCGTCGTCACAACTGCAGACGTCAACCGTTTCTTGTGGCATAGGACGCGTCCATTTATGTTGTTGCAGGACATCGAACTGGCGATCCGCGGCCTGATGCGGTCTACGTGCGCAGCGAACGAACTCGCGGACTGCGTAACCGCTGGGCTCGCGTCTGATGCTCCGCAGGTCGGCAACGGACTGGAGGACCTAACCCTCAGCGAGTTGTTCTCCGTCCTACTGCACGGACCGAACTTCGGCCGGTTCTTCCGTTTAGCCTTCGGAGCCAATAGGGAACTGGTACGCACCACGCTTGTACCAGTCCAGGAAATCCGTAACAAGGTCTTCCACTTCCGCGACGAAATATCCGCAGAAGAACTGCAACAGCTGAGTGACGTCGCGCGATGGCTCCGACGCAAGACGATGATCCGAGGAGGTGACCGATGA
- a CDS encoding IS3 family transposase — translation MRTVHHDSGVTYGSPRVHSELRQRGHMVNTKRVELTFVGRRLALMGECSPHQDHLAAGHLCRRHLAGPQLQ, via the coding sequence ATCCGCACGGTACACCACGACTCCGGAGTCACCTACGGCTCGCCGCGAGTGCACTCTGAGCTGCGCCAACGGGGCCACATGGTCAATACCAAGCGGGTCGAACTGACCTTTGTGGGCCGGAGACTCGCGTTGATGGGAGAGTGTTCGCCCCACCAAGATCACCTGGCAGCGGGCCACCTCTGTCGGCGTCACTTGGCGGGTCCGCAGCTACAATGA
- a CDS encoding recombinase family protein, which translates to MDGGPHPNPRKAAEGYRLRVLATDEEAAAVVRRMFAEYVDGVGDRAIANGLNRDRIPCPSERRPEQNRHRIADGWQASTVRAILENPRYTGYAFFGRWTRQEMLIDPDDVAAGSAVRFRRSAPDRVVRSREPAHPEIISVEEFTRAQLLRRSKAAGGLQTARKAERSCRSTKHTYLFRGRIRCALCGRKMEASPRAHGMYYRCPARTLAPGSPVLESHPPAVYLREDLIREAVNGWLGRLFDRENIDGTVAALVDSQGGPGSGPSEQARLEQKLAGVESRLSRFHAAIEAGVDPAAMVEAINSAQKERAALKAELEHAPTPSTLTDAEIHAMIDSLGNVGAALSQGRPERLADLYAAVDLHIRYQHDEHAADIHIHPARGRVNSARVRGRSCALSTRLELPEPE; encoded by the coding sequence GTGGACGGTGGGCCGCACCCGAATCCGCGGAAGGCCGCGGAGGGCTACCGGTTGCGGGTGTTGGCCACTGATGAGGAGGCCGCTGCGGTGGTGCGGCGGATGTTCGCCGAGTACGTGGACGGCGTGGGGGACAGGGCTATCGCGAACGGGCTCAATCGCGATCGCATCCCGTGCCCGTCGGAGCGGCGGCCGGAGCAGAACCGGCATCGGATCGCGGACGGGTGGCAGGCCAGCACGGTCCGTGCGATCTTGGAGAACCCGCGCTACACGGGTTACGCGTTCTTCGGCCGGTGGACTCGGCAGGAGATGTTGATCGATCCGGATGACGTGGCGGCGGGCAGCGCGGTGCGGTTCCGGCGGTCCGCGCCTGATCGCGTCGTGAGGTCGCGGGAGCCGGCGCATCCCGAGATCATCTCGGTCGAGGAGTTCACCCGAGCCCAGCTGTTGCGGCGCTCGAAGGCTGCCGGAGGTCTCCAGACCGCTCGGAAGGCCGAGCGCAGCTGCCGGTCGACGAAGCACACCTACCTGTTCCGGGGACGTATCCGGTGCGCGTTGTGCGGACGCAAGATGGAGGCGAGCCCTCGGGCGCACGGCATGTACTACCGGTGCCCGGCCCGGACCCTCGCTCCGGGCTCGCCGGTGCTGGAATCGCATCCGCCTGCGGTCTACCTCCGGGAGGACCTCATCCGGGAGGCGGTCAACGGCTGGCTCGGGCGGCTGTTCGACCGCGAGAACATCGACGGGACGGTGGCCGCTCTGGTCGATTCGCAAGGCGGGCCGGGCAGCGGCCCGAGTGAGCAGGCCCGGTTGGAGCAGAAGCTCGCCGGCGTCGAGTCGCGGTTGAGCCGGTTCCACGCCGCGATCGAAGCGGGCGTCGACCCAGCTGCGATGGTTGAGGCGATCAACTCGGCCCAGAAGGAGCGAGCTGCGCTCAAAGCCGAACTGGAGCACGCGCCCACGCCCAGCACGCTCACCGACGCGGAGATCCACGCCATGATCGACTCGCTCGGTAACGTCGGCGCAGCGCTCTCGCAGGGGAGGCCGGAGCGGCTGGCGGACCTCTACGCGGCCGTCGACCTGCATATCCGCTACCAGCACGACGAGCACGCCGCCGACATACACATTCACCCGGCACGAGGCCGGGTGAATAGTGCGCGTGTCCGAGGACGGAGTTGCGCACTATCCACACGCCTCGAACTGCCGGAGCCCGAGTAG
- a CDS encoding YbaB/EbfC family nucleoid-associated protein, whose protein sequence is MSGGPEEMRQRIDAWAAQVQAKAELYRALTAEMDKITDRGEAGNGAIRVTVDRNGAPVNIELTDDVRTMRPNHLAGELMTAFRKAQSTLGDQVVGLMQEKVPDDTASIAAMADNYARQFPAEPDEAAEPSSPPRHADDDDEDFSSRSFLR, encoded by the coding sequence ATGTCCGGGGGTCCGGAGGAGATGCGGCAGCGCATCGACGCATGGGCGGCGCAGGTGCAGGCCAAGGCCGAGTTGTACCGGGCCCTGACCGCGGAGATGGACAAGATCACCGACAGAGGTGAGGCGGGCAACGGCGCGATCCGCGTGACCGTGGACCGCAACGGAGCCCCGGTGAACATCGAGCTGACCGACGATGTGCGCACGATGCGGCCGAACCACTTGGCCGGTGAGCTGATGACCGCCTTCCGCAAGGCGCAATCCACCCTCGGCGACCAGGTCGTCGGACTCATGCAGGAGAAGGTCCCCGACGACACCGCCAGCATCGCGGCGATGGCCGACAACTACGCCCGCCAGTTCCCGGCCGAACCCGACGAGGCCGCCGAGCCGTCCTCGCCGCCCCGCCACGCCGACGATGACGACGAGGACTTCTCCAGCCGCAGCTTCCTGCGCTGA